A region of Solanum dulcamara chromosome 7, daSolDulc1.2, whole genome shotgun sequence DNA encodes the following proteins:
- the LOC129894305 gene encoding uncharacterized protein LOC129894305: MLKEVQLPFKVGQSAEAQSFENGFRGAWFRCKIKKINCRRGHQNALLEYFDYPDEKLTWTKLYQYPPYNVGKSKEKKQLMLRPQYPLVKLENEVSDVSSISLATVVTDGNWQAGDLVDWRANGCYWSGHLTKLLGNSKAELALTPPPVGEGALYEVSFKDLRPSLEWSPDFGWTVPTSQDGVRRCAQLIQPVDQACGRFLALEIHSMSEGRTGSSSDLSFSTHSSANLSPADEKRDFKTTDLAERLPIIDLPKEAAVNTSKKVRRSEICSSSHTGDESAKESILSDKDSSSCIEVDPAKTSAGPTENLNYSSCPLKKFRTSNGIQLHSMGSDSTEAAILDLEELTNKIKWLKGLLEFGRPMSNAARPSWKFVDHHTSCGNK, from the exons ATGTTGAAGGAGGTTCAATTGCCTTTCAAGGTTGGGCAATCTGCAGAAGCACAATCTTTTGAGAATGGATTTCGTGGTGCATGGTTTCGATGTAAG ATAAAGAAGATTAACTGCAGAAGAGGACATCAGAATGCCCTGTTGGAATACTTTGATTATCCAGATGAAA AACTGACTTGGACAAAGCTGTATCAATATCCCCCCTATAATGTTGGGAAATCGAAGGAGAAAAAGCAACTAATGCTGCGGCCGCAATATCCTTTAGTCAAGCTCGAAAATGAAGTTTCAGATGTCAGTTCAATTTCTCTAGCTACAGTAGTTACTGATGGTAATTGGCAGGCAGGTGATTTGGTTGATTGGCGGGCTAATGGCTGTTATTGGTCTGGACATCTGACAAAGTTACTTGGCAACAGTAAAGCTGAG TTGGCATTGACACCACCTCCTGTGGGTGAAGGTGCACTTTATGAAGTTTCTTTCAAGGATTTGCGCCCATCCTTAGAATGGTCTCCAGATTTTGGTTGGACTGTGCCTACATCGCAG GATGGTGTACGTCGATGTGCTCAATTAATTCAACCTGTCGACCAAG CATGTGGTCGCTTTCTGGCTTTGGAAATACATTCTATGAGTGAAGGGCGAACTGGATCTTCATCAGATCTGTCTTTCTCTACTCATTCATCTGCAAACTTGTCACCAGCAGATGAAAAGAGGGATTTTAAAACTACAGATTTAGCAGAACGACTCCCTATCATTGATCTTCCAAAGGAGGCGGCTGTGAACACATCGAAGAAAGTGAGACGGTCAGAAATTTGTTCTAGTTCCCATACAGGAGATGAATCAGCAAAGGAATCCATTTTGTCAGATAAAGATTCTAGTTCGTGTATTGAAGTTGATCCAGCAAAAACCTCTGCTGGCCCTACTGAAAACCTTAACTATTCAAGTTGTCCTTTGAAGAAGTTCAGAACCAGTAATGGTATTCAGTTACATTCAATGGGTTCTGACTCGACAGAGGCAGCAATTTTGGATTTAGAGGAActcacaaataaaattaaatggCTGAAGGGACTGCTCGAGTTTGGAAGACCCATGTCTAATGCTGccagaccttcatggaagttcGTGGACCATCATACATCTTGCGGAAATAAATGA
- the LOC129895625 gene encoding cellulose synthase-like protein G2 isoform X2 — METLPPLQKCRVHKISAIVTRSHTFIHSIAILLMLYYRLIINLTEIPISFLPYWFLIFASELILSFLWILNSAHIFSPVSRSVYPENLPPDDELPPIDVFVCTADPIKEPALGVMNTVLSTMAIDYPPEKVSVYLSDDGGSVSTLCAIREAWRFGEVWIPFCRKFGVKRIYPEAFFQAVDYDEINGGKDYLLERENIQKEYEEFKERLKKAQENRGTKDTVVHFGPNRDTVIEIIGQRGCGAKNNGKAKLPSLVYVSREKKSSHPHHFKAGALNVLLRVSGILSNSPYILMLDCDMHSNDPSSARQAMCFHLDPKISPSLAFVQFPQRFHNISKNDIYDSALRSCFVVKWPGMDGLIGPMLSGTCFYMKRKALYGTAIHKDMDLSKLKKCFGSSNEFLNTVITSLNDKLNDTGIKEFADNNIQEARFLASCTYEEESQWGEEIGFMYHSVVEDYFTGFILHCKGWKSVFYNPSRPAFLGSTTTNLNDTLVQGTRWNSGLIEVLFSRFCPLIYGLKSRMPLLECMCYAYLASQPLYCFPAWFLAIIPQLCLLNGIPIYPKVSSPWFIVYSFLFLSTLSKYLWDVVNTEGTMRTWWNEWRVWMIKSITAYFYGTLDAILKLYGFRKASFLPTNKVVDDEQLKRYQMGIYDFQASKMLIVPLVTLVILNMISFTLGVIGKVIFEGRLSDLFGQVFLSFFILMVNYPIIEGMILRKDKGSIPLFVTLLSILLSLCLAFFGSIFVRHSLEKASLMNLELKTTKAHRQKNWRLAKAGRRLAGWRGEKLSQYRCYNQGRAEAPGHTEGRSD, encoded by the exons ATGGAAACTCTTCCTCCTCTACAAAAGTGCAGAGTGCACAAAATTTCAGCCATAGTAACCAGAAGTCACACTTTTATTCACTCAATAGCAATACTCTTGATGCTCTACTACAGACTAATAATCAATCTCACGGAAATTCCTATCTCATTTTTACCTTATTGGTTTCTTATTTTCGCTTCCGAGCTAATTCTCTCCTTCCTATGGATCCTCAACTCAGCTCATATATTCTCTCCAGTTTCCCGCTCCGTCTACCCGGAAAACTTGCCGCCGGACGATGAACTCCCCCCGATCGACGTATTCGTTTGTACGGCGGATCCAATAAAGGAACCGGCGTTGGGAGTTATGAACACTGTTTTATCGACGATGGCGATTGATTATCCGCCGGAGAAAGTGTCAGTGTATCTTTCCGATGACGGCGGTTCGGTTTCGACGCTGTGCGCAATTCGTGAAGCGTGGAGATTTGGGGAAGTATGGATCCCGTTTTGCAGGAAATTTGGAGTGAAGAGAATTTACCCTGAGGCTTTTTTTCAAGCAGTTGATTATGATGAGATTAATGGCGGCAAAGATTATTTGCTAGAAAGAGAAAATATTCAG AAAGAGTACGAAGAGTTCAAGGAGCGGTTGAAGAAAGCTCAAGAAAATAGAGGGACAAAGGATACAGTAGTCCACTTTGGCCCGAACCGTGATACTGTTATTGAG ATAATAGGCCAGAGAGGTTGTGGAGCCAAAAATAATGGCAAAGCTAAATTACCATCTCTTGTTTATGTTTCAAGGGAGAAAAAATCTTCTCATCCCCACCATTTCAAAGCTGGTGCCCTCAATGTTCTA CTTAGAGTGTCTGGAATCTTAAGCAACTCACCATACATATTAATGTTGGATTGTGATATGCACTCCAATGATCCATCTTCAGCTAGACAAGCAATGTGCTTTCACCTTGATCCCAAAATCTCTCCCTCACTTGCATTTGTTCAGTTCCCTCAAAGATTTCATAACATTAGCAAGAATGATATTTATGATTCTGCCCTGAGATCTTGTTTTGTG GTCAAGTGGCCAGGGATGGATGGGCTTATAGGACCTATGCTATCTGGTACATGCTTCTATATGAAGAGGAAAGCCCTATATGGGACTGCTATACACAAAG ACATGGATCTTAGTAAGTTGAAGAAGTGTTTTGGTTCCTCAAATGAGTTCCTAAATACCGTTATTACAAGCCTTAATGATAAGCTCAATGACACTGGCATCAAGGAATTTGCTGACAATAATATCCAAGAAGCAAGATTTTTAGCCTCTTGCACCTATGAGGAGGAGTCACAATGGGGAGAAGAG ATAGGATTCATGTACCATTCAGTGGTGGAAGACTACTTCACAGGTTTCATTTTGCATTGCAAAGGCTGGAAATCTGTGTTCTATAACCCTTCAAGGCCAGCATTTTTAGGCAGTACTACAACAAATTTGAACGACACATTAGTTCAAGGCACAAGATGGAATTCTGGACTAATTGAAGTTCTTTTCTCAAGATTTTGTCCCCTAATTTATGGCTTGAAATCAAGAATGCCTCTTCTTGAATGCATGTGTTATGCTTACCTTGCTTCTCAGCCTCTCTATTGCTTCCCGGCTTGGTTTTTAGCTATCATTCCTCAGCTTTGTCTCCTAAATGGCATTCCTATTTACCCTAAG GTCTCAAGTCCATGGTTCATTgtatattcttttcttttcttgtcaACACTTTCCAAATACTTATGGGATGTTGTCAACACTGAAGGGACAATGAGAACATGGTGGAATGAATGGAGGGTATGGATGATAAAGTCAATAACAGCTTATTTCTATGGAACTTTGGATGCAATCTTGAAGTTATATGGCTTTAGAAAAGCAAGTTTTTTGCCCACAAATAAAGTTGTTGATGATGAACAATTGAAGAGATACCAAATGGgaatttatgattttcaagcaTCTAAAATGCTAATTGTCCCTTTGGTTACATTAGTCATATTGAATATGATTTCCTTCACTTTGGGAGTTATTGGAAAAGTGATTTTTGAAGGGAGATTGAGTGATTTGTTTGGTCAAGTGTTCCTCTCATTTTTCATCCTGATGGTGAATTATCCTATAATTGAAGGGATGATATTGAGGAAAGACAAAGGAAGCATTCCACTCTTTGTGACTCTATTGTCTATTTTGCTTTCTCTTTGTCTTGCGTTCTTTGGTTCTATTTTTGTAAG GCACTCTTTAGAAAAAGCAAGTTTGATGAATTTGGAGCTAAAAACCACTAAAGCACACCGACAAAAGAATTGGCGCCTCGCAAAAGCCGGCAGGCGTCTCGCCGGTTGGAGGGGAGAAAAGTTGTCTCAGTATCGATGCTACAATCAGGGCCGCGCAGAAGCTCCTGGACACACCGAAGGTCGAAGCGACTGA
- the LOC129895625 gene encoding cellulose synthase-like protein G2 isoform X1, translated as METLPPLQKCRVHKISAIVTRSHTFIHSIAILLMLYYRLIINLTEIPISFLPYWFLIFASELILSFLWILNSAHIFSPVSRSVYPENLPPDDELPPIDVFVCTADPIKEPALGVMNTVLSTMAIDYPPEKVSVYLSDDGGSVSTLCAIREAWRFGEVWIPFCRKFGVKRIYPEAFFQAVDYDEINGGKDYLLERENIQKEYEEFKERLKKAQENRGTKDTVVHFGPNRDTVIEIIGQRGCGAKNNGKAKLPSLVYVSREKKSSHPHHFKAGALNVLLRVSGILSNSPYILMLDCDMHSNDPSSARQAMCFHLDPKISPSLAFVQFPQRFHNISKNDIYDSALRSCFVVKWPGMDGLIGPMLSGTCFYMKRKALYGTAIHKDMDLSKLKKCFGSSNEFLNTVITSLNDKLNDTGIKEFADNNIQEARFLASCTYEEESQWGEEIGFMYHSVVEDYFTGFILHCKGWKSVFYNPSRPAFLGSTTTNLNDTLVQGTRWNSGLIEVLFSRFCPLIYGLKSRMPLLECMCYAYLASQPLYCFPAWFLAIIPQLCLLNGIPIYPKVSSPWFIVYSFLFLSTLSKYLWDVVNTEGTMRTWWNEWRVWMIKSITAYFYGTLDAILKLYGFRKASFLPTNKVVDDEQLKRYQMGIYDFQASKMLIVPLVTLVILNMISFTLGVIGKVIFEGRLSDLFGQVFLSFFILMVNYPIIEGMILRKDKGSIPLFVTLLSILLSLCLAFFGSIFVSSLMCRHSLEKASLMNLELKTTKAHRQKNWRLAKAGRRLAGWRGEKLSQYRCYNQGRAEAPGHTEGRSD; from the exons ATGGAAACTCTTCCTCCTCTACAAAAGTGCAGAGTGCACAAAATTTCAGCCATAGTAACCAGAAGTCACACTTTTATTCACTCAATAGCAATACTCTTGATGCTCTACTACAGACTAATAATCAATCTCACGGAAATTCCTATCTCATTTTTACCTTATTGGTTTCTTATTTTCGCTTCCGAGCTAATTCTCTCCTTCCTATGGATCCTCAACTCAGCTCATATATTCTCTCCAGTTTCCCGCTCCGTCTACCCGGAAAACTTGCCGCCGGACGATGAACTCCCCCCGATCGACGTATTCGTTTGTACGGCGGATCCAATAAAGGAACCGGCGTTGGGAGTTATGAACACTGTTTTATCGACGATGGCGATTGATTATCCGCCGGAGAAAGTGTCAGTGTATCTTTCCGATGACGGCGGTTCGGTTTCGACGCTGTGCGCAATTCGTGAAGCGTGGAGATTTGGGGAAGTATGGATCCCGTTTTGCAGGAAATTTGGAGTGAAGAGAATTTACCCTGAGGCTTTTTTTCAAGCAGTTGATTATGATGAGATTAATGGCGGCAAAGATTATTTGCTAGAAAGAGAAAATATTCAG AAAGAGTACGAAGAGTTCAAGGAGCGGTTGAAGAAAGCTCAAGAAAATAGAGGGACAAAGGATACAGTAGTCCACTTTGGCCCGAACCGTGATACTGTTATTGAG ATAATAGGCCAGAGAGGTTGTGGAGCCAAAAATAATGGCAAAGCTAAATTACCATCTCTTGTTTATGTTTCAAGGGAGAAAAAATCTTCTCATCCCCACCATTTCAAAGCTGGTGCCCTCAATGTTCTA CTTAGAGTGTCTGGAATCTTAAGCAACTCACCATACATATTAATGTTGGATTGTGATATGCACTCCAATGATCCATCTTCAGCTAGACAAGCAATGTGCTTTCACCTTGATCCCAAAATCTCTCCCTCACTTGCATTTGTTCAGTTCCCTCAAAGATTTCATAACATTAGCAAGAATGATATTTATGATTCTGCCCTGAGATCTTGTTTTGTG GTCAAGTGGCCAGGGATGGATGGGCTTATAGGACCTATGCTATCTGGTACATGCTTCTATATGAAGAGGAAAGCCCTATATGGGACTGCTATACACAAAG ACATGGATCTTAGTAAGTTGAAGAAGTGTTTTGGTTCCTCAAATGAGTTCCTAAATACCGTTATTACAAGCCTTAATGATAAGCTCAATGACACTGGCATCAAGGAATTTGCTGACAATAATATCCAAGAAGCAAGATTTTTAGCCTCTTGCACCTATGAGGAGGAGTCACAATGGGGAGAAGAG ATAGGATTCATGTACCATTCAGTGGTGGAAGACTACTTCACAGGTTTCATTTTGCATTGCAAAGGCTGGAAATCTGTGTTCTATAACCCTTCAAGGCCAGCATTTTTAGGCAGTACTACAACAAATTTGAACGACACATTAGTTCAAGGCACAAGATGGAATTCTGGACTAATTGAAGTTCTTTTCTCAAGATTTTGTCCCCTAATTTATGGCTTGAAATCAAGAATGCCTCTTCTTGAATGCATGTGTTATGCTTACCTTGCTTCTCAGCCTCTCTATTGCTTCCCGGCTTGGTTTTTAGCTATCATTCCTCAGCTTTGTCTCCTAAATGGCATTCCTATTTACCCTAAG GTCTCAAGTCCATGGTTCATTgtatattcttttcttttcttgtcaACACTTTCCAAATACTTATGGGATGTTGTCAACACTGAAGGGACAATGAGAACATGGTGGAATGAATGGAGGGTATGGATGATAAAGTCAATAACAGCTTATTTCTATGGAACTTTGGATGCAATCTTGAAGTTATATGGCTTTAGAAAAGCAAGTTTTTTGCCCACAAATAAAGTTGTTGATGATGAACAATTGAAGAGATACCAAATGGgaatttatgattttcaagcaTCTAAAATGCTAATTGTCCCTTTGGTTACATTAGTCATATTGAATATGATTTCCTTCACTTTGGGAGTTATTGGAAAAGTGATTTTTGAAGGGAGATTGAGTGATTTGTTTGGTCAAGTGTTCCTCTCATTTTTCATCCTGATGGTGAATTATCCTATAATTGAAGGGATGATATTGAGGAAAGACAAAGGAAGCATTCCACTCTTTGTGACTCTATTGTCTATTTTGCTTTCTCTTTGTCTTGCGTTCTTTGGTTCTATTTTTGTAAG TTCTCTTATGTGCAGGCACTCTTTAGAAAAAGCAAGTTTGATGAATTTGGAGCTAAAAACCACTAAAGCACACCGACAAAAGAATTGGCGCCTCGCAAAAGCCGGCAGGCGTCTCGCCGGTTGGAGGGGAGAAAAGTTGTCTCAGTATCGATGCTACAATCAGGGCCGCGCAGAAGCTCCTGGACACACCGAAGGTCGAAGCGACTGA